The DNA sequence ATCAGAAGCAAATGAAGCAGAGTCAAGTTCTGCAATTTTTCTACACCCTGGAACTGGAGACTACCATGATTTgtaagtttgatttttttttcttgattaatTGGGACAAATGTTTGTAATTGTCCTACTGTTAGGAAACTAGTGAAATATTGTAGTCTATGAATGTTTTGCAAATGCATCTTAGCAGAATCTAGAATCATGACAACTGATGAAGAAACTTTGTTGGATTGACTAATCTGAATAGTTAAAAATCATACAATAATCATTATGTTCTGCCTTCTGATACCAGTATGCAGTAATGTATTTCTGTGCTTGACCTGGTGATTTTCAGCTCATAGTACATGTAATGTTATCAATAATGTTAAAGATCTTACACTGGCATGTAAATTCAGTTTCCCAGAGAACCAAGGGGATGTCCTAGTTGTTGAAGTCCAAGATTCAAAAAAGGCAGTCCATGGTCAAGCCAGAATCCCAATTTCATCCCTCAGTGATAATCCTGTAAGCTCTATATTGCTATATCATCTGTAAATATTATTCTTCTCTTTTACACCACCCACATACATGACATGACATGTAATGTATCTGTTTAATATGCAGAGTGACAAAATTCGGTGGTGGCCAATATATCATGATGAACAAGAATGTGTTGGCAAGATTCAGCTTTCCATTGGCAGCACAATGACAAGTGATGAAAACAATCAAATAAAGGTTCTAACCCTACCAAACAGAAGTTTTTAAGTTCACTGATGAAAGAAGAATGAATAATATTAAGATAAGAATTGCATTGAGAAAAGGACATAACAGTTATTAGTAGAATATATCTTTAAAGTTATTAAGGAATCAAATCGGAATTTTCCCTCTCTGAGATTTATTATCAAGAATCATACATATCTGTTCTATGTGACTGAGGTTTCAGTGTACTTAtcaaaagagaaaatatttttaactttgcTCATACCATTACTAGTTGGAATTTTTTCAAACAGGACAACATGGTTTTAATCATATGATTGTCTTAATTTTGGCTAGTAACAACCAAGATGGTCAATTCTAGCTACTTCTGGCCAGTCTCAtattaatttatttcttgttGCAGAGTTCAACTGTGGTGGAAACTCAAGCTTATGATTTATTGTTGGAGGGTGCTATGCGTGCACAGCATTTCCACTGCAGAAACTTGCGACTGGATGGGCCATGGAAGTGGTTGTTAGAGACATTTGCAGACTACTATGGAGTTTCTGACTCTTATGCCAAGTTGAGGTACCCACATACAGTTAGCTAAGTTACTCTTTTCTTCTCATTATTTCTCAAATCACTTTTGCTTACCACCAATCTCTTGTAGATATCTATTACATGTAATGAATGTGGCAACTCCAACCAAGGACTGCCTGGAGCTTGTGAAAGAGTTGCTTGAACCCTTAATAAAGGCCAGAAGTGAGAGGAGATTGACCAGGCAGGAGGTAAAAATTCTCTCATGTTTCAACAATGAGCAAGCACTTATATGATTTAAGTTAGTCTGGTTTACTGGCATTCATTTGAAATCCTTGAAATGACATAGGTGGTTGAGAGGGTTTATGCAAactattacataaaaaaaatatatattgtaatTACGCACAGCGGAAATGCTTTGGGGAAGAATAATATATCCTCCTAGACAGAAgttcttcatttcttctcatcTAATATTGATCCTAACTAATTTACAGTTTATAACATTGTTATAATGTAACCTCCTGTTTGTAAATGGAGAATCAGTTAACAATTTCTTAATCCATTTTCACAGAGAAGCCTACTTTTGGACTGTGAAACTCAAATAGAAAGTCTTCTGGCTACAGTTTTCGAGAATTATAAATCACTTGATGAGAGCTCACCATCAGGTTTAACTCAGCATTTTGGTCCAGCATCCTGTTCTGCAGCACCAGCTCTGTATCCTGCCATACAAGTCTACAGCAGTCTTCATGATATACTATCTCTAGATGCTCAAACTATTCTAAGAAACTATTTGCAGGTAATTTTATATGTCATTATTGTTGAAGACTGATGCTCTTTTAGCCTTTGTGTGAATTTAAGCATTTATTCATGAATAAGATTCAGCACTATCCTTGAACAGCGAACTCTGTATGAAGCTTGCTTTTCCATGGAAGTTGTATCCTTTCAGCTCTTTCTCAGGCCAATAAGTTAGATAATATAGTATACAAAGATTAAAGTAAAAGCTCATACAAAAGTAAAATGCCTTTCTGGATCGTTTATGCAATGTTAATACATTAAATAACTCTTTTTCGTTGACAGACTGCTGCAAGAAAAAGGTGTAGAAAACACATGATGGAGACCGACGAGTTTGTGTCAAGCACCACTGAGGGTTACCTAATGGATACCATCACCATCTCAACTGCATACCTAAAGATGAAAAACCTTTGTGTTTCTATAAGAAATGAAATTCAAGCAGATATAGAGATCCACAGCCAGCATACGATCAACGGCCAGCATATATTTCCTAGGTATTCATCTAATTTCTTAACAGAAACTAATCAACAGAACATTTTCTTTCCTATTTTTCCATTCTTGTACTACTATTTGGAAATGTTTCTTTATGGTACTGACTAGATTTTGCACAGGTTTCTCTTGGTTTATCGGAATTTTATCTCGTGCCTTTTGAGACAATTATTCTTCATCGTTTCTCTTCTTAAACTATAGCCATATTTACTCCCGAGCAATAATTTCTTTTGATTACTTAATAGAATTTCTGACATCTGTACTCCAATTTTCAGTTCAATTGACCTGACAAACATCACAGCAGCCGTTTACAGCACTGAGCTGTGTAACAGGCTGAGAACTTTTCTTTCTGCATGGCCACCATCTTGTCCACAGGCGCATGTGAATGAGCTTCTAACTGCAACCGCTGACTTTGAACGGCACCTTGAGTCGTGGAATATAAGGTTTATCTAAGAAACTTCTCTGGCAGTGCACTTACAAGTACAATAGTGAACAGCATTTGAAGCCTCCATAAATTGCAATACCATTTCTCTCACATGCAACATTCTTTATGTTTGTTTTAGTCCTGTGCAGGGGGGTGTAGACTCCAGAAATTTGTTCCACAATTACATCATGGTGTGGATCCAGGATATGCAACTCAGTTTACTTGATTGTTGTAAAGCAGAAAAGGTAGCAATTTTTTAGTTactttatgaattatgaatgactaAGGAAACCATACAACAACATTTAGCAATGAAATGAGCGTCTTTAATACAATCAAAAACATACAGGTGCCCTGGTCTGGAGTAATCACCAACCATTCAACATCCCCGTTTGCAGAGCAAATGTATGAGAAGATCAAAGACAACCTTATCCTGTATGAAGTGGTAATCAATAGATGGCCTCAATACTCACTTTacctggaaaatgtaaggttctAAACACCAAAAATTCTATAAAGCCATTTgcatttaagatctctttggaATCATTTCTGTCTCACTCGCATAATCCCTTGATTCTGCATATTTTTTTCGGATTATATTTTGAAGGCTGTGGCAAATATAGAGAGAGCAATCATGAAATCCCTTGAGAAACAATACAGTGATATCTTAACCCCTTTGAAAGACAGCATACCGAAGAGGCTTCATTTGCAAGTCCAAAAGCTAGCAAGAAGACAATCCACTACTGTCAACTTGCTTCCTAATCAAGTAAGTTCTATGTGTGCTTATAAGTTTGTCCATACCTCCCCGGAACTTAAACTCAGTTTGAATACTATTAGTTTTGGCTGTTTCTGTCTACAATTTGTTTACTTATATACCTTTAGAAAGAAATCTTAATGCTTGGTTTTTTTATCCAGTTGGGAATATTCTTTAACACCATCAAAAGGATTCTTGATGTCCTACACTGTAGAGTGGAAGACATCCTAAAGTCATGGGCATCCTGTCTACCTGTCATGGGAGATAAGAAAACATTGTTTGGGGAGCAAATGAATGGAATAACCGTTCTCTTGAGAACCAAATACAAAACTTATTTGCAAGCAATAATAGGGAATCTCGTCAACAATGTAAGATTTTTCAGAATATCCAGTTCATAAGTGATCCTATAGCATAGAACATTGATGCTGTAAAATTAACCTCAACAATTCACATTTTAAACTGTTCAGTTGCAAGCTAATCGGAGCACACGTCTGAAGAAGATTCTTGAGGAAACAAGAGAAGCAGATGGAGAGGCAGAAGTGCGTGAAAGAATGCAACTGCTCAATTCACAACTCATTGACTTCATATCCAACCTGCATGAGGTCTTTACTAGCCAGATCTTTATAGCAATTTGCCGCGGATTATGGGATAGGATGGGACAGGTGAGCAACCAGAAAGGTTTATTCATGTGTTGACAACTCACATTTGACATGACTACTCATGTATAAATTGAAGTCTAAAGCCACTACTTTAATTAATTGTGCTAGATTGTTTTAAAGTTTCTGGAAGGAAGGAAGGAAAACAGGATATGGTACAATGGGTCTTGCTATGCTCTGGGGGTAACTCAATCCTTTAACTACTAACTAcatactatgtttttattataataatgtaaCTGAGACTGAATAACTGATAAAAGTGTTTGACTTTGTTTGTAGATATTGGATGACACATTTGCTTCCCAGATGCAAAGACTGCGAGGAAATGCATTGCATGAGAAGGATATTGAGCCTCCTCGCTCAGTGATTGAAGCCCGCTCTATTCTTTGCAAAGACACAACAAATGCAACTGATCCATCTACTTACTTCTACATATGATATCATTGAATTCTTTTGTAAAACCATTATATTcttttttagtatatatagtgAATAAATGTAATGATAACAGGAATATAGTTAAGTGTTCATTCTTTTTAACATGGAAAAGAAAAACCTGCCTCACTGATCTTCTTATTGTTTTAACATAGCCAGAAACCAGTTTAGTTTCGTTTTGTTTTGTGCACTTTATGCTTCAGTCAAGTTTATAGCACTTGTGACTTAATCCTCTTATCCACCCCTCAATTACTTGGCCTCCAGCCCTCCACACCAATAGGCGAACATTTAATTTTACTTTAATATGTTAAATCAAACGTGAAAATAtatgttaatttcaatttcactTTAGTTTAGAAAATTAGCTTTCTTATcagcaaaaaacaaaagaaaaagtgaatACTATGCTGTTagtgaagaataaaaaaattactagtgattgaattttttttttttttggtaaatagtgattgaaattttaatttaaaagtaagATGAAGACAAAAGATTCTCCtcaaataagttaaaaaaatgaaaaattaaaaagcccacaaaaactgcaaataaataaataaaaatgtcgCTATGCACCAACTTGCAAAAGTCTGATAGCCAATCACATTCAGAATAACTCTACGTCTCTTGCAGCATTGCGTGTTTACCGTGAATGTCGATGTTCAAAAATCCAAGGGTGTAATTAAATGTTCATGTCCTTTTGATCTGTTTTGGTTTAAGTGCtattgtttttaggatttttttttttaaataacaacgATACCTAAAACTTGAAGTATTAGGAAACTCAGCAATCCAAACCAAAGTAGAAGCAAAATTACAAAAACCTGTGTATGCAaacttatatataaataatgatatatatctattataccagaaatataaattacacCTTTAAAAACttaacgtaaaaaataaaaaataaaatccataATCATAGGAAAAAGAACTACGAACCAAAGTCCTATAATAATCCACTATATTCAATAAGTATAGTTAATTTTAGCGAGAGCAACATTATCCACGGCATAAAATGTGTACTTAGAATGTGTAATAATTAGCAAATCCGTGCCCTCGACTCTTTCATTGACAaacctttttagtttttacacaCCAATGGTGTTATATGTTAATTGATACTCAGATTTTTTGCCACTTACAAGCATGTTTGTTCATCAGTGATAATAAAGCCTGGTGCTTTCGATTATCACTATGTGCCTCAATTTCTTTGTCTATTTGAGGTTGGTATGTTATTATTCATTAATATCTAAATGAAATTGATCTGATTCTTAATCCTGTTCTGCATGATTTGAAAGCTGTTTCAGACGCGATATTGCTGGAGATATAATATCACGTATTTTCCTaaagctgttttttttttttttgacaaatttgtttaattttttatgaaatattcCTTTGATTATAGTTTGTAGCGACAATTGCAATGTgtttttttcataatttaaatattttttaaagataattgaAGTTGTATGTGTAATGATATATAATTaaagatatataatttaaatCTTGTTTGTTATACTTTGTGGATGTAATGATATATAATTAgatgaatttattttaattagttaacaagTATTTTCAAAAcagtaaaaatatataaaaaaataaataaaactacttTGTTATTCCCTCTCTTAAcaactatcctaaaaacagttGTTGACCAAaactgtttttgaaaaaaaatctgttAGAATTACTTGGAAACTAAATCCATATTGTAATAAGTGACATTCTGGTATGGTTTTCTGAGCTTTGACAGGTTTTATTAATGGCAAGTTCATACACCACTCGTTGATTTTTTCTGCATCTCTCCGACCAGGTATGTACTGTATTTTATTACATAATTATAAGGtacataatatttttcatatatcaaGTAGATTTTTAGTTTCGTAGAGTATTCAATATCCGATTAATtaataaagaataatttaaatatattttgtcaaCTCAAACCGTAATAATATACACTTTAGAGTAATATAACAACTCATCATTTTtgtcacaacaacaacaacaaaaaaacaaaacTATCTTCTATCTATTATCCATTACCATTTTAGTAAAGAAATAAATTTTCATATACCATAAATGtgaaaatatgaaatatttattttctgtcaATTTCTCTCCCACACATTTACTACTTTCCATAAACTgaaagagcaatgctagggcgCAGCAATATTTGTGATTGGTAATCATCAACTAGCCattaatgatgatttgatggtgtgagattggtgtgaaatttcatccaatgactcataTTTTTCTGctagttacatgctggccaaatgGCCTTCTAGACTTTTCCAAACTGAAAAAACGcaacttttaaaataataagatattaCTAGTTTATTCAAAGTAAGTAGTTGCTCTTATAACCTATTTAAATCAATATACATAATTATCTTAAAATTATTTCATGAAATTATGTTATAAAACTTAATAAGGATATTCAAGATTGACCtttagaaattttatttaaatggattctaatatatatttaattactgTTTGTCAAAAAAATCCTATTATATTTGTCCTTAAATCTGTTTAGATTTGATcactatttataaatttaatgtcTTACAAATTTGTAGAACTTTTGccatttattattatgattacgagataatatttaatttaatttttaaatttatctctgaggtttaatttaattcttaaattttcaattacttctatttagtcttcaaattttataaatgtgACTTATGTTAGtttttgagaaaatttttgacgcacaaatattaataaaacgcTAATATAGATAATCAGATATAACACACTTTATAAAATCACATCGTTTTAATTTTAGCACTCACACAACCCAAAAAATAAAATCGTAAGTGGTGCTATATTGATATTTTTCCTCTCACAACAAGTAATATGTCATCATTTAGAACTATTTgagcattaaaattaaaacaaggttattttacaaattttaaagtaaaatttgacTGTCTATATTAGTATTTGCATTAACGTCTGTATATAGTTAATTATCTTATAaactaatataaattatatttataaactgttaaataagataattaaaattttagaaactaaattaaaattagtatatAAATTGAGGAACCAAATTCAGTATTAATTCTATTATTACAATAGTCACCAAAAACAACTCTATTATTACAATATATCTTATTTCAGATAATTGCTCCACTAGTCCACTGATGACATAGAATTAGGTACATTGTAATTAAGATGGGTCAATAGATTTATCGTCATAAAAGGCAAGTCTATACGTAAAGAGGGAAAAAAATCTTAACATTTTATTGGTAAAAATTTCCTAATTTTGCAAAGCTTTAAATCTATATGGTATTGTTCAAATATGCTAAAACTATTCAGTATTTTCACAGCTACTTTACTGTTGGAGATGTTACGTTGGAAATATTACGTTGGTTTTCTATATTAATATTGTGTTAATGAGAATTAAATTAGAGATAAATGACACTTATTAGTAGTCAAATCCAAATTATTTTTTCCCTCAACGAATCAAAGACAATCTCTGAGATaagtaataacaaaaaaaattaaaatatctcttGCAACATAATTTCTTTTGCCCGGTATAAAATgcgcatatgtatatatataagaaattaaaatttattgttttttattattatttttaatttatcaatctagtttcttatcatattttaatatagttgaatttaaaacaaattatattaattttagtaCATGTTTGAGTGTCATTacctttataaaaaaatatttttttaataatttttttaacgtgttggacaaatttctagtagtaaaagtaaaagtattagaaaaataaaaaaatattttttagaaactgtaatttaaatttttttaaagatttttttctttttaaaaaagatgtttttcatgtaataaataaacaaaaatgtacttttatattgttatacccaaacataattaatagataaaaagatttttttataagaTATCCAAAGGTCGAAAAATTTAGATATGGAAATAAGATGAGTAATATActttaatattgtaatttttaatattattttaaattatgaaaagtacATAAATCGGACTCTCgaatttgtgtttaaaaatttttaaaaatttgggatACACATcttatttgtgtttaaaaaactaaaaaaaatttaaaaaatacaatggAACGattcgatttgtgtactccaaatttttttaaacacaaatcggagaTTCGAGAATCCGATTTTTGTACCTAAAAATCGGATATCCGAAATTTCTGTATTTCTTAAAAATCGGACAAAATCACAGCAGTTTACAATTTGAAAGAATACCATTGttaatccaatattaaaaataaaaatataaaatccaaacataaaattatttttactttttcacaggatctttaaaaaaagacaaataaaaaaaaatcttttcacaGAAACTTACTCAAAAAAGTCCTTAGTATTTTACCTTCAAAATCCATGTAAATTTCATTGCAAATACCTCTTGTTTGGTTGCTTCATGCGATCTCTTTTGGatttagttgaattttttttgtgtgaAAAGATGggtaatttattaataaattatttatctcTTAATATTATTAGAATACAATATTTATacattgaaaatataaatatatattttttgtttttatagaaACTATGATAGGAGTACGGTGGATTATAATTTAAAGTAAATCGCAATAAAAGTGTAATGGTTTGCGTTGAGTTATGTGTGAAAAAATCGCTACACCTTTTATGCGGTATGGTAGTTTTTATATAGGCAAGcattatataaaaaattgttgAAAGAATGTAACAGTTTATTTTCACACGCAACTCAACGTGAATCGCTATTCTTCTACCGCAATTTACGTCTAAATCATAATTTAGACGCAGttttcatataaataaaaaaatatatttacgaCTTTAacgtataaaaattatattttgataatattaaaaacaaataatttattttaataacttaCCTGAAAAAGTCGTGAATATCTAGTCTGTTGAGAACTTTTTGTTGTACATGACATTAATATCTTAAGGTAAGAAACAAAATgcaaaattataaacataaatataatgaaaatatatAGTATGATATTTATTTATAAGAGAATATCCCCATTTAGTAGTGCATATTCATATTCATTTCACAATGAGTCAATCTTGCAAGTTACCAATATTTTAttggaaaaaaagagaagaaaaagacaaaaaataaaaataaaaaacaagagtAGAGGGAAAGgcgaaaattggataaaaatttaaaaagaatgttCCCTCCTACTTTGTACGCCAAAATGGATGATACTAAATAGTAAATATTAGAGTAGAGTCCCTTCCCTTCCCAACAATATAAAATCCCGTCTTTTTCTCACTGTCTCTCACACTCTCTCTCTTCACCCGCTACTATTTTCTTTCGCCAGTCACACACCACTACATGGCCCACTCCAAGGCACTTCCGTGCGACTCCGACGGTGCCTGCATGCTCTGCAAGCAGAAACCACCACCGCACGAGTGCCTCACGTGCCGGACCTGCCATACCCCGTGGCACCAGCCATGTCTCCCCGCCGGCACCGGCCCTCCTACCATGGCCGAGGTCAGCACTTGGGAGTGCCCTGACTGTGCCGATCCTGCCCCTGTTCAAGCATCGGCTCCCGCCGTTGCCGGAAACTCCGACAGCTTAGTGGCGGCGATCCGGGCGATTCAGGGAGACACCTCACTCACTGACGAGGAGAAGGCAAAGAAGAGACAGGAGCTCGTTTCTCGCTCCTCGAAGCCACTCGCAGCAGCGGAGAATGGCAAAGCAGAGAAGGACATCTTCGATGGGAGTCTGAACTGCTCAATCTGCATGCAGTTGCCGGAGAGACCCGTCACGGTTAGTTTGTTCTGTTCTGGATTGCTTCTTCATGTCAATGTTCACACCATTCAATTTTTCGGAGCTGATTATTTTTTGGGTTGGGTGTGCAGACGCCGTGTGGTCACAACTTTTGTTTGAAGTGCTTCCAGAAGTGGATTGGGCAGGCAAAGCGGACCTGTGCGAACTGTCGCAGTCAGATCCCACCTAAGATGGCCGAAAACCCTCGGATTAATGACCAGCTGGCCATTGCGATCCGTTTGGCGAGGCAAATGAAGGCCACGGGGATGGTGGGTGCGGTGGCGCAGCCCAAGGTGTATGTTTCTCGAAAAAACGACGAGCTTCCAGACACTTGCTTCACCACTGAGCGGGCGAAGAAGACCGGAAAGGCCAACGCGTGCAGTGGTAAGATTTTTGTGACGATTCCTTCGGATTTTTTGGGTCCAATCACTGCTGAGTATGATCCCAGGAACAATCGTGGGGTTCTTGTTGGGGATACTTGGGAGGACAGAATGGATTGCAGGCAGTGGGGCGCCCATTTCCCTCATGTTGCGGGCATTGCTGGTCAAAAGGGTTTTGGTGCTCAGTCTGTAGCTCTTTCAGGTGGCTATGTTGATGACGAGGATCATGGAGAGTGGTTCCTCTACACTGGAAGGTAACTAACTGCTTTGCATACTCATTTGCTTGTTTTCTATGTCTCTGTTGATTGAGTTTCTTTGTGGTTGTTTTGTCTGCAGTGGTGGAAAGGACCTTAGTGGCAACAAACGCACCAACAAAACACATTCATTTGACCAGAAGTTTGACAACATGAATGAGGCCCTCAGAGTGAGTTGCCAACAAGGTTATCCTGTTAGGGTTGTGAGGTCAGtaatttcaatcatttttatAATCATTCCCCTTCATCACATGTAATTGATTGACCAAATCTATTCACGCCTTTGCCAGAAGATATCCACATTGCTTCTTTATTATTCCAAATCTATTTATGCTTATATGcaataaaatcaatttatttcattGCCTTGGCTTTTATTTCTTCTCCCAAGGTTTCCTTCTAATTTGTCTTGAGTTACTGTGTGAATATGAATGGTTTAGTCTGTTTAATTTTTTAGTTGATTCTCGTGCTTGCTCATATTTTTGGATTGTCTTAGTCATGCCTTTCATCTGAGTCTCGTGCTTCTGTGTAAATATTTTTGCCTTGTTCATGTTCTCAATCTTTGTCAGGTCCCACAAGGAAAAACGATCTGCTTATGCACCCCAATTTGGAGTGAGGTATGATGGAGTTTATCGAATAGAGAAATGCTGGCGTAAGAAGGGAATACAAGTAAGATACTAGGAAAGCCTTGTAGTTAATTACATTTAATAGATCCTAACATTTTTTCCCTATTGAATTGATTATCTTTCTCCAAAATGATCCTCAAGAGTCCTCTTTTTGGGTTAGGGTTGCTTGGTTTGCAGATATTTGTTTGTTAGATGTGACAATGAACCAGCTCCATGGACAAGGTTGGTTCCTTGTATCATTGTGTGTCTTTGTGTGAGTGCATATACATTCAATCTTGAACTTATTTGGGTCATTCATCTGCAGTGATGAACATGGAGACCGTCCACGCCCACTTCCAGTGGTTAAAGAGTTGAAGGGGGCAATTGATGTAACTGAAAGGAAGAAAGCTGCAGCATGGGATTATGATGTAAGTGGTGTTGTACAAAACTATAgtctgtttatttttcttgtatcTAAAATTCTAAATGTTATTGCATTATGAGGTATTGATTCATTTGCCCCTTTTTTCTACTAGGTTACTAGGTTAAGACAAGATAATCATCACTTGTTTTGCCCTAGATATTTTGCATATTCTTTGTTCCATTGAATTTAATTCCACCTTTATTGTTTATACATTTTAGGAGGAAAAGGAATGCTGGATGTGGAAGAGACCCCCACCACCAAGCAAGAAAATGGATGCTATAAGGTGTGAAAATGGGATAtcagaaaagataaaaattgtaCGAAAAGTCAAGACCAAGCCAGTGAGAGATAGGCTTATGAAAGGTACATGTTGCCTTGGACTTTCCTATAAAGACTTTAACCATCTCTTAAACCACTTTGATTTGATGCCTTTGCAGTTATTAGTATGTATGAGATTCTTAAGTTGATATAATTTTGCTTCTTGCTTCATCGATTTTGCAGAGTTTGCTTGCCTCTTGTGTCGCAAGGTGTTGAGCGTCCCTGTGACAACTCCTTGTGGCCACAACTTCTGCAAATCCTGTTTGGAGGGTGCCTTTTCTGGCAAAAGCTTTATCAGAAAGAGGGGAAGCGAAGGTGGGCGCACCTTGCGAGCACAgaagaatgttatgaaatgcCCTTCATGTTCAATTGACATAGCTGAATTTCTTCAGAACCCAGAGGTAGTACATCATGTCTCTTTCTAATTGTCTGAGCATATCGTTGGTGATGGTATTTGGGAAAGCATGAATTTGGTTTTACTCCCAAACTATTTTAATTAGGAAGGTGAATGTTATTGCCATTGACTATCTGTTTTTGCTTCTTGTTTTATATTTGACACCAAATGTGGATAACTTAAAATCCAAAcgttaatttgtttttattttctgttaacCCAAAGTCACTGAAAAATCTTAGGCCTTCTTTGAAATGAGATTCAATGGAGAGTTGGCAAGTTTAATTAGGTGGTGTTCACATTTAGAAATAAATCTTCTAAAGAGGATCATTCATAAATATGCAATTTACAGTTTGTATGTGATCTTGCGATTGTATTTATGCTGTTTCTGGCCTTTGCAATAGGTTAACAGACACATGATGAGTGCGATAGAAGCCCTCCTCCGCGAGGCTGAGATGGAAGAGAGTTCTGAAGTGTCCAATGACAAAAATG is a window from the Arachis hypogaea cultivar Tifrunner chromosome 17, arahy.Tifrunner.gnm2.J5K5, whole genome shotgun sequence genome containing:
- the LOC112765226 gene encoding uncharacterized protein isoform X3, encoding MMFTEGLDDTAIQWIKQGSQVEDSKPEPDAPARSPLSERRIVSERFPRSPVLNSPVLPPLKFHTALLTPRNVAFSVGDDTDESTVSLPDDADSSDEELSAPTNLDYLERPVSHYYDEDELFGCKLPKPQRSNGILKKGGVHLHKQVHLRSLNCLDDSVEFATPPSAPPIIDADFPPQLERFSKGSPMNEQNESWPSRESVGGRSECSIEQKPSNVKATTDFAQRLDRTITENTERPHLAYYNTSSCNSQYAWQTLITYDACIRLCLQAWARGCTEAPEFLKDECLTLRSAFGLHDFLLQPRGVKVKQTEGINARNSEQTFPLKMKKVVGKIRVEVRKLRIIPRRKLQITSSQRGSIYVQAGMEYVRHVSSFVKSGINSMKSASSSMGSEEPLSCLIQLQSTSEANEAESSSAIFLHPGTGDYHDFFPENQGDVLVVEVQDSKKAVHGQARIPISSLSDNPSDKIRWWPIYHDEQECVGKIQLSIGSTMTSDENNQIKSSTVVETQAYDLLLEGAMRAQHFHCRNLRLDGPWKWLLETFADYYGVSDSYAKLRYLLHVMNVATPTKDCLELVKELLEPLIKARSERRLTRQERSLLLDCETQIESLLATVFENYKSLDESSPSGLTQHFGPASCSAAPALYPAIQVYSSLHDILSLDAQTILRNYLQTAARKRCRKHMMETDEFVSSTTEGYLMDTITISTAYLKMKNLCVSIRNEIQADIEIHSQHTINGQHIFPSSIDLTNITAAVYSTELCNRLRTFLSAWPPSCPQAHVNELLTATADFERHLESWNISPVQGGVDSRNLFHNYIMVWIQDMQLSLLDCCKAEKVPWSGVITNHSTSPFAEQMYEKIKDNLILYEVVINRWPQYSLYLENAVANIERAIMKSLEKQYSDILTPLKDSIPKRLHLQVQKLARRQSTTVNLLPNQLGIFFNTIKRILDVLHCRVEDILKSWASCLPVMGDKKTLFGEQMNGITVLLRTKYKTYLQAIIGNLVNNLQANRSTRLKKILEETREADGEAEVRERMQLLNSQLIDFISNLHEVFTSQIFIAICRGLWDRMGQIVLKFLEGRKENRIWYNGSCYALGILDDTFASQMQRLRGNALHEKDIEPPRSVIEARSILCKDTTNATDPSTYFYI
- the LOC112765226 gene encoding uncharacterized protein isoform X1, with product MMFTEGLDDTAIQWIKQGSQVEDSKPEPDAPARSPLSERRIVSERFPRSPVLNSPVLPPLKFHTALLTPRNVAFSVGDDTDESTVSLPDDADSSDEELSAPTNLDYLERPVSHYYDEDELFGCKLPKPQRSNGILKKGLANQNLTLQLPNTLGVQKKLTPGAGGVHLHKQVHLRSLNCLDDSVEFATPPSAPPIIDADFPPQLERFSKGSPMNEQNESWPSRESVGGRSECSIEQKPSNVKATTDFAQRLDRTITENTERPHLAYYNTSSCNSQYAWQTLITYDACIRLCLQAWARGCTEAPEFLKDECLTLRSAFGLHDFLLQPRGVKVKQTEGINARNSEQTFPLKMKKVVGKIRVEVRKLRIIPRRKLQITSSQRGSIYVQAGMEYVRHVSSFVKSGINSMKSASSSMGSEEPLSCLIQLQSTSEANEAESSSAIFLHPGTGDYHDFFPENQGDVLVVEVQDSKKAVHGQARIPISSLSDNPSDKIRWWPIYHDEQECVGKIQLSIGSTMTSDENNQIKSSTVVETQAYDLLLEGAMRAQHFHCRNLRLDGPWKWLLETFADYYGVSDSYAKLRYLLHVMNVATPTKDCLELVKELLEPLIKARSERRLTRQERSLLLDCETQIESLLATVFENYKSLDESSPSGLTQHFGPASCSAAPALYPAIQVYSSLHDILSLDAQTILRNYLQTAARKRCRKHMMETDEFVSSTTEGYLMDTITISTAYLKMKNLCVSIRNEIQADIEIHSQHTINGQHIFPSSIDLTNITAAVYSTELCNRLRTFLSAWPPSCPQAHVNELLTATADFERHLESWNISPVQGGVDSRNLFHNYIMVWIQDMQLSLLDCCKAEKVPWSGVITNHSTSPFAEQMYEKIKDNLILYEVVINRWPQYSLYLENAVANIERAIMKSLEKQYSDILTPLKDSIPKRLHLQVQKLARRQSTTVNLLPNQLGIFFNTIKRILDVLHCRVEDILKSWASCLPVMGDKKTLFGEQMNGITVLLRTKYKTYLQAIIGNLVNNLQANRSTRLKKILEETREADGEAEVRERMQLLNSQLIDFISNLHEVFTSQIFIAICRGLWDRMGQIVLKFLEGRKENRIWYNGSCYALGILDDTFASQMQRLRGNALHEKDIEPPRSVIEARSILCKDTTNATDPSTYFYI